GACTTGGCTCGGGGGCCTGCTTGGCCTCGTCTGGTGGATGTTCACGGCGCATAGCAAGCCGCCGGAGGTCGCCGCGCAGCTCGCCGAGCGCTGGTCTCTGGTGGCGAAAGCCGCCGTCGGCCTGGTCGCCGTGACGGGCGTGGCGATGGCTTATGAAAATGTCGGCAGCGTGCCGAACATGCTTGCGACGCCCTATGGAAGGCTGTTGACGCTGAAACTGGCGCTGCTCTGCGCGGTGCTGCTCTGCGCCCTCGCCATCGTGCGATACATGCATGCGCGCCCCGCAAATGGACCCTTCAATGTCGATTGGGTCGGCAAGGTCGGAAGCCTGGAGGCGGTCTTCGGCCTGGGACTTCTCGGCGTCGCCGGCTACATCGCGGTGATCACGCCCGCGTCGCATGAGACGGATATTTACTGGCCGCTGCCGTTTCGCCTGTCTTACATCGCGACCTGGGGACAAAAGCCGATCTTCCCGTCGCCAATCTGGTGGTGGGCGATCGCTTCCGGGGTCCTCGCCATCATCGCGGCGCTGGTCTGGTGGACGCCCGCGACGCGCGAGAAGCGTCTCTACGCCACGCCCGCGGCGACGATCGCGGCGCTTTTCTGCCTTGCGGTTTCCTTTTCGACCGAGGCCTATACGGACACCTACAACGATCCCACTCAGGATTTCACCGCGGAATCGATCACGCGCGGCATGACGGCCTTTCAGGAAAATTGCGTCGGCTGCCATGGGCCGATGGGCGAGGGCAACGGCCCGATGTCCAAGGATCTGAAAAATGCGCAGGGCCTGAAGGTCGAACCCGCCGACCTCACCGCGCCGCATGTCGGCACGCATACGATCGGGGACATCTTCCATTGGCTGACCTTCGGCGGCCAAAGCGGGGTGATGCCGAGTTTCTCCCATGTGCTCGACGTCGACGACCGCTGGGACATGATCAATTATCTCCTGATCCTGTCGAGCACGAACCGCTCGCGCTTCATCGGCCCGCAAGCCATGATCCAGTGGCTCATCGCCCCCGATTTCGCGCTGGTCGATCCCAAAGAGGAGATTACCACCTTCTTCAAGCTGCGCGGGAAGCCGACGCTGCTGTCATTCGCGCGCTGCACGGCGGCCGGCGATGAGAAGAAGGAGCTCGACGCCAGCCTCCTTAAGGCGGCCGAGGCGGCGAAGTCCGCCAGCGTCAATCATGTCACCGTCTATACGGGCGATTGCCCCGTGGAGGCGAAGGGCAGGGAGGCGTTGCATCCCGCGGCGGTCGAAAAGGCCTATTCGGTCATCAACCGCTACCCCAACGTTCCATATACGAGCGAGATCGCGCAGGCGCATTTCCTCGTGGACCGGTCCGGCTATGTGCGCGCCCGTTTCAAAGCTTTCGGCGCGGACGACGGCAGCGCGACGCAGTTCGCCGGGCAGGCGGCCATGATGGCGAACGAGCCGCTGGTCGAGATCAGCCTGCACTCGCACTGATGTGCGGGCGCGTGGTCAAACAGGCTGGGGGCGCGTTTTTCGAGCCGGCGGGAAAGCCGGCCGCATTAGGGAGAGAAGCATGATGATCAAGCGGCGTGATCTTTTGGCCACTGGCGGCTCCGTGCTGGCTGGCGCGTTCATGGGCGTCTTCGTTCCCCTTCGCGCCGCCAAGGCGCATGAATATGACGTCGGCAAGCTCAAGGTCGAGCATCCCTGGCTGCGCGCGCCGGCCGACGGCGAGAAGAACGCGACCTTCTACGCTTTCCTGCACAATAATGGCGACACGCCGGACAGGCTGATCGCCGTCAAGGTCGAGAAATTCGAAAAGGCCGTCATTCACGGCGACCCGAAGAATCCCGACGCCGAAACGCCGATCGTTCTTCCGCCGAAAACCACGGTGACGGCGGCGCCGGGCGGCGTCTATGTCGCGCTCATCGGCGCCAAGAAGCATCTGGAAGTCGGCTGGGGCCTTGAAATGACGCTCGTCTTCGAGAAGGCCGGCGAAGTCGTCATCGACGCTGCGATTGACGCGCCGGACGCCAAGCACGCCCATGACGCGGAGGCGATGGAGCGTTGGGAAAAGGCTCACAACAAGGACACGTCGGGCCCGAAGGACGCCGGCCATGACGCTCATGGCGGCCATGAGCATCACCATCACGACGATAAGAAGGAAGGGGCGCATTAAGCGCTCCGGAGCCTCGAAGGCTTCGTGGTCGGCGCAAACGGAAACCCCCGCCTGGATCGGCGGGGGTTTTGCTTTTCTTTGTCCGGAGCGCGCAAGCGGTCGTCGCTCTTCCTGCTCCCCTGTGGGCGCAGCGAGGATCCATCGGTCAGATCCGCCTGCAAAATGTAAACGCGCGCCCAAGGGCGCGCGCCACGATCTCCTGACTGCGGACGATCAGCGGTCGACGCTGACAAGCCGGCCAGAAAACTCCATCGTGTCCGATACAGGCGTCACGCCATTCTGCGCCGAGTTGATCGGCAACGCGAAACCGAGGACGAAAGCCGCCGTCGCCATAGCCGCTACCAGCAAAATAGACACGCGAAATTGGCGGCGGGCCGACTCGCGATCAAAGCTGCGCGTGAAGGCCGGTTCAATCTGATCGTCGAATTTATCAACGAGCGACATCGTCTTCATCCTTTTCGGGTCTTCGCCCTTGCTTTTCCCATCAGTTGCGGCCTCTCCCTCTGCCGCGACAGGCAAGCTTCCGACGTCTCTGCGTAGGCAAGCTTGGAATAAAAACGATTTTGGGCTCGAAAAGTTGCATCGCCGCTTCGAAATATTCATAAAATTTTAAGATGTTTCCGCAACGGGGTTAACGGTCGGCAAAGCGGATGTCCGAAACTCCGGGATTTCGCGACGGGGCCGCGGCCGGCAAATCTCCGTCAAGTTTTGAACTTCGCTTGTTTTTTTGCTCCCCAAGCGGATGCCGGACCGTCGCCGCGTAGAAAAGAGCGAGGGCGAGGATTCCGATCGGCAGATGGAACGCCATCGCGACTGGCCGGGCGATCAGCGGGGCGACATAGGCAAAGCCGAGCGCCGATTTCTCATAAGGCAGGAAGCCTTTCTCAAGTCCATGCGAGAGGAGCAGCGCCATAGCCGGCGCGAGCGCCATCATGTCGTAGTCGAGCGAATAGGGCGTCGACAGAAGCATGGCGCCGATCGTCGCGGCCGCCTTCACCCGCGCGTCGGCGGCGGAGCGCAGCAGCCAGACGAGCGCCGCGAGCGCAATGACGGTCGACAGTCCCTGGCAGAACCAGGCGGCGGACGCGTCGCCGCCCAAGAGCCGCACGGCGGCGAAGACGCTCTGGATTTTCTCGAAGCCGGTCGCGCCTTCTTCCAGGATACGGCGCGTGAAACCGAGGTTCTGGAAGAAGGCGCGCCAGCTCTCGACCCCGAAGGTCATGACGCTTGCCGCGGTCATGATCAGGAAGGTCGCGGCGGCGCCCGCCAGCGCCCGCCAATGACGGCCTATCAGCAAGGCAAGGGGAAGCGTGAGCGCAAACTGCGGCTTGTAGGCGAGGAGCGCGAAGAACGCGCCGGCGATCAACGGCCGCCTGTCGAGCAGGATGAAGCCGCCGCCGAGCAGCGCAGCGGTGAGGAAGCCGTTCTGACCATGGCCGAGATTCACGATGACCGCCGGAAAGGCGAGCGCTGCGACCAGTATGTCGCGTCGTCCGAGGCCCGACCGGCGCAGGATCGCGAGGATGGAAAGGACGTAGAGCGCCAGCGTCCCGAATTGCCATAACGCCAGCGCGGGCAGATAGGGCAGGCGCGCGAGCAGCGCCGCCGGCGCCAGAAAATAGGGCGGGTAGTGCCAGCCGAAGACGCCCGTCCGGGGGCCGAACTCGGCGCGTTGCGCCTCGGCGTGGCGCACAATGTCGAAAGGCGCTTCCGGATGTCCGGCGAGGACTTCCTTGCCCGCGACCCAGACCTGGCTGAAATCCGAGCCG
The nucleotide sequence above comes from Methylocystis parvus OBBP. Encoded proteins:
- a CDS encoding CopD family protein, which produces MYLSLAFIRFLESLPSALAVGLLLMPRLIGEDSGRFKIPVAAAGVLRALLGFPALYLIARNIIPSDRPLDSSVLWEFAQGTSVGKAWLATQLLAFAFAALTVARIFVSSDLLDKITLGAGVAVLAVVSVTGHAIDDGLPLWTQISFVLHTAAGLTWLGGLLGLVWWMFTAHSKPPEVAAQLAERWSLVAKAAVGLVAVTGVAMAYENVGSVPNMLATPYGRLLTLKLALLCAVLLCALAIVRYMHARPANGPFNVDWVGKVGSLEAVFGLGLLGVAGYIAVITPASHETDIYWPLPFRLSYIATWGQKPIFPSPIWWWAIASGVLAIIAALVWWTPATREKRLYATPAATIAALFCLAVSFSTEAYTDTYNDPTQDFTAESITRGMTAFQENCVGCHGPMGEGNGPMSKDLKNAQGLKVEPADLTAPHVGTHTIGDIFHWLTFGGQSGVMPSFSHVLDVDDRWDMINYLLILSSTNRSRFIGPQAMIQWLIAPDFALVDPKEEITTFFKLRGKPTLLSFARCTAAGDEKKELDASLLKAAEAAKSASVNHVTVYTGDCPVEAKGREALHPAAVEKAYSVINRYPNVPYTSEIAQAHFLVDRSGYVRARFKAFGADDGSATQFAGQAAMMANEPLVEISLHSH
- a CDS encoding copper chaperone PCu(A)C; the protein is MMIKRRDLLATGGSVLAGAFMGVFVPLRAAKAHEYDVGKLKVEHPWLRAPADGEKNATFYAFLHNNGDTPDRLIAVKVEKFEKAVIHGDPKNPDAETPIVLPPKTTVTAAPGGVYVALIGAKKHLEVGWGLEMTLVFEKAGEVVIDAAIDAPDAKHAHDAEAMERWEKAHNKDTSGPKDAGHDAHGGHEHHHHDDKKEGAH
- a CDS encoding glycosyltransferase family 87 protein; this encodes MMLARIRSGDWMTPERLRVYPLILLAFFSLAVLGAVATSQNRMGPNNLPLGSDFSQVWVAGKEVLAGHPEAPFDIVRHAEAQRAEFGPRTGVFGWHYPPYFLAPAALLARLPYLPALALWQFGTLALYVLSILAILRRSGLGRRDILVAALAFPAVIVNLGHGQNGFLTAALLGGGFILLDRRPLIAGAFFALLAYKPQFALTLPLALLIGRHWRALAGAAATFLIMTAASVMTFGVESWRAFFQNLGFTRRILEEGATGFEKIQSVFAAVRLLGGDASAAWFCQGLSTVIALAALVWLLRSAADARVKAAATIGAMLLSTPYSLDYDMMALAPAMALLLSHGLEKGFLPYEKSALGFAYVAPLIARPVAMAFHLPIGILALALFYAATVRHPLGEQKNKRSSKLDGDLPAAAPSRNPGVSDIRFADR